The genomic stretch CTActattaaaaatgttaaaaagtgaaatgtgacaaattttgtgggatagatgaaaataaaaaaatttgacaaaatttaagggacgaaggcaaaaaaacaaactaaaaaaacaaagataaaaaCCTAGAAGATAATGACTCAAGCGTCGTCGTCGGAATCCAGACCCAATTTTCTCTTCATCTTGCTTATTGTTTTCCAGATGTCCATCTTAAGCTGATCGCCTGTTTCTTCTCGATATAGCTTCCATCGTCGGAACTTTGCGGAGAGTTGTCAGAATTCATTTTCGAGAGAGAGGAAAGAAGTATAGAGTGAGAAGGGGTGAAAGTAAAGAATGTGGTATGTAGGTATATAGAGGgttaaaagtaattaaaaatataaataaataaaataaaaattagtacaTGATAGTGTCGATCATCGGTCCTATCACCACAATGAGAGTTCATCGATTGACCCTATGGGATAGGCCATGCCGATGAAACGGCCAATTGGGGGAGGGCCGTTGATTTGCCCCTCTTCGGGGCAGACCATGGGCTCGGTTGATCGgcccccattgctaatgctatCATAATTTGTGTGTTCATTGCGATTTTAGTGGCTATTGTTGTCCTAATTTTATTGTGTTGTTTTTATTGTCTCGTTCTAATTGGAAAGCAGCCCATCGCATTCAAAATCCATATCCACATTTCACACTTGAAAGAGGGTGAAGGCGGGCCCAATTTCCAACATGTAAACCACTCCGCATAAAATACTTGGTGAAAAAACTCGCAAAATTCGAGTCCTCTAAAAATTACTACCAATTTTCcgaaattttcaaaaaagtCTTTGGCAAATGTAACAACGGTCGCAAAGAGCAGCCGCTGCAACTATGCAGACATCTCTCCGTCTCCTCTCCGATCCCCATTTTCTCCATCACTCCGTCAAAATTCCTTCCAACCACTCTAAATTGAATTATCCGATCCATCGCAATCGCATTTTTGCCACGCGGAAAACCGCAATTGTATGCGCTGTAAACAGGAGAAACAGGTATGGCATGATCACGAAATCCGGCAAGCTAATGCTGGAATCGGCCTACATCATCGCGTCGCAGCTCCGGATTCTGCCGGAGCCCGTCGATTCAATTCTGAGAGAATTCGGAGCGGGAAACGGAGGGCGGAACGGGTTCTGGAGCGGCTTCGGACGGGGCGGGTCTGACGgttggagaaggaggaggaagaCGAGATTGGGATTGGTGGGCATTTTGGTAATTCTCGGGGCGGTGGGACTGTGGTGGATTGTAGGCAAGGAATTGGCATTCGATTCTGATGCCTTCTTTGGGGGTTTAGGGTTAGTGCTTTTTGGGCTTTCTGTGGAAGGGTGGAGAAGAGGGGCTAGGGATTGGATTCTTGGGTTTTGCTGCTGTGCTGTTTTAGTGGGGTTGGTCTCCACTAAGGCCGATTTTCCTGTGTGGTTGAAGAATTTTGGGAGCTTGAAGAAGGTCcccaaaagaagaagaaaaggaagagtATTTTGAGGGATTTATTGATAATTGAGATGATTTTTGGGCAATGTGCAAATGCTATGTCTTCTTTTGTCGTTGTGTGTTATGCTGTTCATGCTTCAAGTTTTGGAGGTCTATAGTGATTATACAAGTTTGATGGTTAGTTATGGTTGATGATTTCTTTGAATTGATATTGTGTCCAAACACTAGTATTCCTTAAAGCTAAATATATTCTAAATGAGTTTCACAAGTATTTTCTTATGATAAACATTGTAGTGATTTACTTAAGGCGCAATTCATCACTTTTAGCTCATATGAAGCTAGCAATCTGTGTTTACTATTTCTGTTTCTGGGTCAAAGAAACTGAGGGTGAAGCTATTTAAGAGAGGGTCTGCCCCATTTTGCAGCAGTGTGCAAGAAGAAAATAAGACCTTTTGGGACTGCTTATGCGAATTTGGCTATATTTGGCGTCGACATGTCTATTTGATTTCTTAAAAATCTTTGAAGCATTTTATTGAATTATAAGTTTGTAAGTGTTTTCATCAGAATCAGAGTGTTGGAAGATGGAATACCCTTGTTTGATTCCAAACCAGTATGTCGTTACGTACACACACACGACACACGCACATGTTTGTTTGGATACATTTCTACTTGATACAGCCATTGAAGAATAGCACTGACGCAGGACAGATTATAGTGGGGAAGAACTGGAAAATTGCCGGAACAGAGGCACGATGATATATTGAAAAACGGCGGAAAATTGAGAGTTGGTGTGGTTATGATTATGAATGGAGAACATGTTGCATTCTGTGACCGAAGAAGCTTTTTGTAGATCTCTGTGGCATGTCTGTTTTAGGCTAGGTGACTCTAGTTTTAGTTGGATCTTGTTCCATGCAATATACTTTTTGTGTAGTAATAATATGTCTTAGCTATATATATGGTGAAATTCATATGAAGAAAGTATTTTTCTTGCGAATGGCTATTACTACTCCAATTACTTGAGTTGACATTGGCTCTGCGCAATGCATTATGTATATGAGCTGCTTCTTTCTTAGTTTTGAGGTTGGTATGAGTATATTTCTGAAATAAGCGCGAGCACCATCCTCTCTGATGTGGCTGTACACCTTCACACACACGGTCGAGATTGATCTCGATTGTAGTCTCAGCTTCAACATGAGCAATGCCTTGACAGCTATGTATTCCGGTGGAAAGCACGCTTGTGATAGCACAGAGCCTCTGGATGAGGTTCTGTGGAAAGGCACTCATGAGAGGATGTTGCTGTTCAGTTCAGATGCAGATGCAGATGCAATGATTGTAAAAATACACATCTTGCTGTGGTCGAGGTTTGGGCAGACctaaatagaatatgattttGAACTGCAAAGGTCTTGAGGTATGAAGAAACGGTGATGTGCTGGACGGACTGATCATTCATCAAGGATTCAATTATTGTTATGAAAAAAGATCCCTTTATGCTCAGAACATATTTCCAAGTACATAATTTTTTGAACTTGTCATATCATGTCAAGGAAACTAACATAACATTTGGGTTGGATTTTTGCATCCTACTACTATCCTCTATTGGTAATGATTTGAAAAAGAATACAAGGAAAATagattgattttaataaaaaattataaatttttgatattcaaatcaaatttcaaatttatgaaattaagaAT from Salvia splendens isolate huo1 chromosome 4, SspV2, whole genome shotgun sequence encodes the following:
- the LOC121800734 gene encoding uncharacterized protein LOC121800734 translates to MQTSLRLLSDPHFLHHSVKIPSNHSKLNYPIHRNRIFATRKTAIVCAVNRRNRYGMITKSGKLMLESAYIIASQLRILPEPVDSILREFGAGNGGRNGFWSGFGRGGSDGWRRRRKTRLGLVGILVILGAVGLWWIVGKELAFDSDAFFGGLGLVLFGLSVEGWRRGARDWILGFCCCAVLVGLVSTKADFPVWLKNFGSLKKVPKRRRKGRVF